One part of the Vitis riparia cultivar Riparia Gloire de Montpellier isolate 1030 chromosome 6, EGFV_Vit.rip_1.0, whole genome shotgun sequence genome encodes these proteins:
- the LOC117916786 gene encoding probable N-acetyltransferase HLS1-like, producing MALGETKIRNYEERRDRAQVEDLERRCEVGPAERVFLFTDTMGDAICRIRNSPMYKMLVAEVDNQLVGVIRGSIKVVTVRKPPKDLAKVGYVLGLRVLSLYRRRGIGLKLVRRLEEWFVDNQVDYAYMATEKDNEASVKLFVDKLGYVKFRTPAILVNPVRRRVHLSSNIEIAKLKVEEAELLYRKFMASTEFFSQDIDRILRNKLSLGTWVAYPRGERWGEVGADGRVENSNWAMLSVWNSGELFKLRLGKAPLSCLVYAKGSRVVDRLLPCIKVPTIPDFFNPFGFYFMYGVHREGPLSGKMVRTLCNYVHNMARKTKDCKVIVTEVGGCDTLRLHIPHWKLLSCPEDLWCIKAMKNEERNGLHELTITPPSRALFVDPREV from the exons ATGGCACTTGGGGAGACTAAGATAAGAAACTATGAAGAGCGGAGAGATAGAGCTCAAGTAGAAGATCTTGAGCGGAGATGCGAGGTAGGCCCAGCTGAGCGTGTGTTTCTCTTCACGGACACGATGGGTGACGCCATCTGTAGGATCCGCAACAGTCCGATGTACAAGATGCTG GTAGCGGAGGTGGACAACCAGCTGGTTGGTGTCATCCGAGGCTCCATAAAGGTCGTAACGGTTCGAAAGCCTCCAAAGGATCTAGCCAAAGTGGGGTACGTCCTGGGGTTAAGGGTCTTAAGTCTGTACCGGAGAAGAGGGATTGGTTTGAAGCTGGTGCGTCGGCTAGAAGAATGGTTCGTGGACAACCAGGTGGATTACGCCTACATGGCCACTGAGAAGGACAATGAAGCTTCGGTAAAGCTGTTCGTGGACAAGCTCGGGTACGTGAAGTTCAGGACTCCAGCCATACTGGTGAACCCGGTGAGGCGACGTGTGCATTTATCGTCCAACATTGAGATAGCGAAGCTGAAGGTAGAAGAAGCAGAGCTCCTGTACCGGAAATTCATGGCGTCGACGGAGTTCTTCTCGCAAGACATAGACAGGATACTGAGAAACAAGCTGAGCTTGGGGACATGGGTAGCTTATCCGCGAGGGGAGAGATGGGGAGAGGTTGGGGCGGATGGGAGAGTAGAGAATAGTAATTGGGCGATGCTGAGCGTGTGGAACAGTGGGGAGCTGTTCAAGCTGAGGTTAGGGAAAGCGCCGCTGTCATGCTTGGTATACGCAAAGGGGTCGAGGGTGGTTGATAGGTTGTTGCCGTGCATAAAAGTGCCGACAATACCAGATTTCTTCAATCCATTTGGGTTCTACTTCATGTACGGAGTACACAGGGAGGGGCCATTATCGGGGAAGATGGTGAGAACGCTATGCAATTATGTGCACAACATGGCTAGAAAGACAAAGGACTGTAAGGTTATTGTTACAGAAGTAGGAGGCTGCGACACCTTGAGACTTCACATCCCGCATTGGAAGTTACTGTCGTGCCCGGAGGATTTGTGGTGCATAAAAGCCATGAAAAATGAAGAGAGGAACGGCCTCCATGAATTGACAATAACCCCACCATCAAGAGCTCTTTTTGTAGACCCAAGAGAGGTATGA
- the LOC117915632 gene encoding zinc transporter 6, chloroplastic — translation MASCVGDTARALACRDGRAAAHLKLVSIFVIFITSVVGISSPVMLARVFQGKPMYDKAILIIKCFAAGVILSTSLVHVLPDAFAALSDCHVASHHPWKDFPFSGLVTMIGAILALLVDLTASAHVDSHKPSHYTPIGTQEELPTHAKKLTEFRVETAVLSVSCPDKQGEELVKLKQRLVSQVLEIGIIFHSVIIGVTLGMSQNQCTIRPLVAALAFHQIFEGLGLGGCIAQAGFNFGTTAYMCFMFAVTTPMGIVLGMIIFSATGYDDSSANALIMEGLLGSLSSGILIYMALVDLIAVDFFHNKMMASAPLLKKASFIALTLGSVSMSVLALWA, via the exons ATGGCCTCGTGCGTAGGCGATACGGCTCGGGCACTGGCCTGCCGGGACGGAAGAGCAGCGGCGCACCTGAAGCTGGTATCAATCTTCGTAATCTTCATCACCAGTGTGGTGGGCATCTCCTCCCCGGTGATGCTTGCCCGGGTTTTCCAAGGCAAACCCATGTACGACAAGGCGATTCTCATCATCAAGTGCTTCGCCGCCGGCGTGATTCTCTCCACCTCCCTCGTCCACGTCCTCCCGGACGCCTTCGCCGCCCTCTCCGACTGCCACGTCGCCTCCCACCACCCCTGGAAGGACTTCCCTTTCTCCGGCCTCGTCACCATGATCGGCGCCATCCTCGCCCTCCTCGTCGACCTCACCGCCTCCGCCCATGTCGACAGCCACAAGCCCAGTCACTACACCCCAATTGGGACCCAAGAAGAATTGCCCACTCACGCCAAGAAATTGACCGAGTTCCGGGTTGAAACGGCGGTACTGTCGGTGAGTTGCCCTGACAAACAAGGTGAAGAGCTGGTGAAGCTGAAGCAGAGACTGGTGTCTCAAGTATTGGAGATTGGAATCATATTCCACTCGGTCATCATAGGCGTTACCCTGGGTATGTCTCAAAATCAATGCACCATCAGACCTCTCGTCGCTGCCCTCGCCTTCCACCAGATTTTTGAGGGTTTGGGCCTCGGAGGCTGCATTGCTCAG GCGGGTTTCAACTTTGGAACAACAGCGTATATGTGCTTTATGTTTGCAGTGACGACTCCAATGGGAATTGTACTGGGAATGATCATATTTTCTGCGACAGGTTACGATGACAGTAGTGCGAATGCTTTGATCATGGAGGGGCTGCTGGGGTCCTTATCATCGGGTATACTCATATACATGGCCCTTGTTGATCTCATTGCAGTAGATTTCTTCCACAACAAGATGATGGCTTCAGCTCCATTGTTGAAAAAGGCTTCTTTCATTGCCTTGACCCTTGGCTCCGTCTCCATGTCTGTTCTGGCCCTTTGGGCCtga